In a genomic window of Salegentibacter salegens:
- a CDS encoding gluconate 2-dehydrogenase subunit 3 family protein, with the protein MNRRQALRNIGLGAGAIIVGPTTLNLLQSCKNDPSYNWEPTFLSASNGFALKQVLEVIIPKTDTPGAEDLNIAEFIDSYMEEVAPKDRQEKFKQSADAFARAFKNEFDKDEGDGSAEEYEQIVAKYLKATPAERDEIAKRNTETQDPQDKDQKVTLDADAGTLAYLEEVRSMGIWAYKTSEKIGEEVMWYDPIPGEYIPCGPVDELGGGKAMSL; encoded by the coding sequence ATGAATAGAAGACAGGCATTAAGAAATATAGGACTTGGAGCAGGGGCTATTATTGTAGGTCCCACAACCTTAAACCTTTTGCAAAGCTGTAAAAATGATCCTTCTTATAACTGGGAACCTACTTTTTTAAGTGCTTCTAATGGTTTTGCGCTAAAGCAAGTTTTAGAAGTTATTATTCCAAAAACGGATACTCCGGGTGCTGAGGATTTGAATATTGCTGAATTTATAGATTCTTATATGGAAGAGGTTGCTCCTAAAGATAGGCAGGAGAAATTCAAACAATCTGCTGATGCTTTTGCGAGGGCTTTCAAAAATGAATTTGATAAAGATGAAGGGGACGGCAGTGCAGAAGAATATGAGCAAATTGTAGCGAAATATCTTAAAGCAACCCCTGCAGAAAGAGATGAAATAGCTAAACGAAATACAGAAACCCAGGATCCGCAGGATAAAGATCAAAAAGTGACTTTAGATGCTGATGCAGGTACTTTGGCTTATTTAGAAGAAGTACGAAGTATGGGGATATGGGCTTACAAAACCAGTGAAAAAATTGGTGAAGAAGTAATGTGGTATGATCCAATTCCCGGGGAATATATTCCTTGTGGCCCAGTAGATGAACTGGGTGGTGGCAAGGCTATGTCGCTTTAA
- a CDS encoding GMC oxidoreductase — MSNYYEKDTYDAIVVGTGISGGWAAKELSEKGFKTLVLERGRMVKHIEDYPTMNDDPWDYKFKGQLTQEEEKRQQKQARTGYTTNKASAHWFVDDIKHPYNETKRFDWMRGYHVGGRSIMWGRHSYRLSNLDFTANKEDGHGVDWPIRYKDISPWYDYVESYIGVSGENLGLSQLPDGKFLPHMPLNCVEDHLKKSMSENFNDGRVLTAGRVAHLTGDEEFEGRSNCQYRNRCIRGCPYGAYFSSNSSTLPAAERTGNMTLRPNSVVNEVLYDPETKLATGVKIIDTETKEEIEFKANVIFLCASAIASTSILMQSKSDRFENGLGNDSGELGHNVMDHHFKAGASGKYDGFEDQYYKGRKPNGIYLPRFRNINGSDNLGFTRGYGYQGGASRGDWSEGIAEASYGKELKEAIEKPGGWTMGLMGFGETLPYHENKMSLDYNKTDEWGLPTVTFDAEFKENELQMRKDMVNQAVEMLEKGGFKDVQGYDDIGAPGLGIHEMGTARMGRDPKTSVLNGNNQVHAVPNVYVTDGSFMTSAGCQNPSLTYMAMTARAADHASKNFKKSNA, encoded by the coding sequence GTGAGCAATTATTATGAAAAAGACACTTATGATGCAATAGTCGTAGGTACAGGAATTAGCGGTGGGTGGGCCGCAAAAGAGCTTAGTGAAAAAGGATTTAAAACCCTTGTGCTGGAACGTGGACGTATGGTAAAACATATTGAAGATTATCCCACAATGAACGATGATCCCTGGGATTATAAATTTAAAGGCCAATTAACCCAGGAAGAAGAAAAGCGTCAACAAAAACAAGCACGTACCGGTTATACTACTAATAAAGCCAGTGCACACTGGTTTGTAGACGATATTAAACATCCTTATAATGAAACTAAAAGATTTGACTGGATGCGCGGTTACCACGTTGGAGGCAGATCTATTATGTGGGGGCGTCACAGCTACCGCCTAAGTAATTTAGATTTTACTGCAAATAAAGAAGACGGTCACGGTGTAGACTGGCCAATTCGTTACAAAGATATATCACCCTGGTATGATTATGTTGAATCGTATATTGGGGTTAGTGGTGAAAACCTGGGCTTAAGCCAATTACCAGATGGGAAATTTCTTCCACACATGCCACTTAACTGCGTTGAAGACCACCTTAAAAAAAGTATGTCCGAGAATTTTAATGACGGCCGGGTTTTAACCGCAGGAAGAGTAGCACACTTAACGGGAGATGAAGAATTTGAAGGTCGTTCTAATTGCCAGTATAGAAACCGGTGTATTAGAGGTTGTCCTTACGGAGCTTATTTTAGTAGTAACTCTTCTACTTTACCGGCGGCAGAACGCACCGGAAATATGACGTTGAGACCCAATTCTGTGGTAAATGAGGTTCTCTACGATCCCGAAACCAAACTCGCCACAGGGGTAAAAATAATTGATACCGAAACTAAAGAAGAAATAGAGTTTAAAGCCAATGTTATTTTCCTTTGCGCGTCAGCAATTGCTTCTACAAGCATCCTTATGCAATCAAAATCTGATAGATTTGAGAATGGTTTGGGGAACGATAGTGGAGAACTTGGGCATAACGTGATGGATCATCATTTTAAAGCCGGAGCATCTGGAAAATATGATGGCTTTGAAGATCAATATTATAAAGGAAGAAAACCTAACGGAATCTATTTACCCCGTTTTAGAAATATAAACGGAAGCGATAACCTGGGCTTCACCCGTGGTTATGGTTATCAGGGTGGTGCCAGTCGTGGAGATTGGAGCGAAGGTATTGCTGAAGCTTCTTACGGAAAGGAGTTAAAAGAAGCTATCGAAAAGCCAGGAGGTTGGACTATGGGCCTAATGGGCTTTGGAGAAACTTTGCCTTATCATGAGAATAAAATGAGCCTGGATTATAATAAAACCGATGAATGGGGCTTACCAACAGTAACTTTTGATGCAGAGTTCAAAGAAAATGAACTTCAAATGAGAAAAGACATGGTAAACCAGGCGGTAGAAATGTTGGAAAAAGGCGGATTTAAAGATGTACAGGGTTATGATGATATTGGCGCACCTGGACTTGGAATTCACGAAATGGGAACTGCCAGAATGGGAAGAGATCCTAAAACTTCGGTTTTAAACGGTAACAACCAGGTTCACGCTGTTCCAAATGTATATGTTACCGATGGTTCTTTTATGACCTCTGCAGGTTGTCAGAATCCGTCCTTAACTTATATGGCTATGACTGCCAGAGCAGCAGATCATGCTTCTAAAAACTTTAAAAAATCTAACGCTTAA
- a CDS encoding sugar phosphate isomerase/epimerase family protein — protein sequence MNLRLTKVSYYLLFLFISFGIFSCKDQKAEKENTATAEVAEENAEPFFKLSLAQWSLNKPIFAGELDPMDFAEKANEMGFEGIEYVSSFYGQRISEASNPEEAMQKMLDTLKAKSEEFNVENVLIMVDGEGELASPNKAERDKAVENHKKWVDAASFLGAHAIRVNLFGSEEPEEWKTSATKGLKALSEYAAEQNVNVLVENHGYLSSDAALLVEVIEGVNMENCGTLPDFGNFCLKREGGERWEAKCVEEYPKYQGIEEMMPHAKAVSAKSYDFNDEGEETSLDYERILKIVQDAGYTGFVGVEYEGENLSPEEGIKATKELLIEVGSKLNSNNN from the coding sequence ATGAACCTAAGACTAACCAAAGTTTCTTATTATTTATTATTCCTTTTTATCTCCTTCGGAATTTTCTCCTGTAAAGATCAAAAAGCTGAAAAAGAAAACACAGCAACCGCTGAAGTAGCCGAAGAAAATGCTGAGCCATTTTTTAAACTTTCTCTTGCACAATGGTCTCTTAATAAACCAATTTTTGCCGGAGAATTAGACCCGATGGATTTTGCAGAAAAAGCAAACGAAATGGGATTTGAAGGTATTGAATATGTAAGTAGTTTTTATGGCCAACGAATTAGTGAAGCCAGTAATCCAGAAGAAGCAATGCAAAAAATGCTGGATACTTTAAAGGCGAAAAGTGAAGAATTTAATGTTGAAAATGTTCTAATAATGGTAGATGGCGAAGGCGAGTTGGCCAGCCCTAACAAGGCTGAACGCGATAAAGCCGTAGAAAATCATAAAAAATGGGTTGATGCTGCCAGTTTTCTTGGAGCTCACGCTATACGTGTAAACCTTTTTGGAAGTGAAGAACCAGAAGAATGGAAAACTTCAGCTACCAAAGGTCTAAAAGCTCTTAGTGAATATGCCGCTGAACAAAATGTAAATGTTTTGGTTGAAAATCATGGATATCTTTCTTCTGATGCAGCGCTTCTTGTAGAAGTAATTGAAGGCGTAAATATGGAAAACTGTGGTACACTACCCGATTTTGGAAATTTCTGTCTTAAAAGAGAAGGTGGCGAACGTTGGGAAGCAAAATGTGTAGAAGAATATCCAAAATACCAGGGCATAGAAGAAATGATGCCGCACGCCAAAGCGGTTAGCGCCAAATCTTATGATTTTAATGATGAAGGTGAAGAAACATCCCTTGATTATGAAAGAATTTTAAAAATTGTTCAGGATGCGGGTTACACCGGTTTTGTGGGTGTAGAGTATGAAGGCGAAAATTTATCTCCTGAAGAAGGTATAAAGGCCACCAAAGAACTTTTAATAGAAGTAGGCAGCAAATTAAACAGCAACAATAATTAA
- a CDS encoding nucleoside permease: MKSLTRFQLSTMMFLQFFIWGGWFVTLGTFLGNENNLDATDGQISMAFSTQSWGAIVAPFIIGLIADRFFNAERILGFLHIAGAILLYMMFQSEDFTNFYPFVLGYMILYMPTLALVNSISFYQMTDPSKQFASIRVFGTIGWIISGLVISLVFAWDSSEGRAEGMLRYTFLMAAVASAVLGLFSFTLPKTPPSSKGEKVTISDILGLEAIGLLKGRNFLIFFISSILISIPLAFYYQNANPFLSEIGMEDPTAMMSIGQVSEALFLLLIPYFFKKFGFKITILAGMLAWTIRYLLFAFGDTGELVFMLILGIALHGICYDFFFVSGQIYTDSKAGPKIKSAAQGLITLATYGFGMLIGFWVAGMVSDMYLLADGSHDWQQIWIIPAAFAFLVMILFAIFFKDEKIEKKDIEI; this comes from the coding sequence ATGAAAAGTTTAACCAGATTTCAACTATCAACCATGATGTTCCTCCAATTTTTTATTTGGGGAGGGTGGTTTGTAACTTTAGGAACATTTTTAGGTAATGAAAATAATCTCGATGCTACTGACGGGCAGATAAGCATGGCATTTTCAACACAATCCTGGGGAGCAATAGTGGCTCCCTTTATTATTGGTTTAATCGCCGACCGTTTTTTTAATGCGGAGCGCATTCTAGGATTTCTTCATATTGCAGGTGCGATTTTGCTTTATATGATGTTTCAATCAGAAGATTTCACCAATTTTTATCCCTTTGTTTTGGGGTATATGATTCTTTATATGCCAACACTTGCCCTAGTAAATTCTATTTCGTTTTACCAAATGACAGACCCATCAAAACAATTTGCCAGCATTCGAGTTTTTGGTACTATTGGGTGGATAATTTCAGGGCTGGTAATAAGCCTAGTTTTTGCCTGGGACTCTTCTGAGGGTCGCGCCGAAGGGATGCTACGCTACACTTTTTTAATGGCAGCAGTTGCTTCAGCGGTTTTGGGATTATTCAGTTTCACCTTGCCTAAAACACCACCAAGCAGTAAAGGAGAAAAAGTAACTATTTCAGATATCTTAGGTCTGGAAGCTATTGGTTTACTTAAAGGAAGAAACTTCTTGATTTTCTTTATTTCATCTATTTTAATATCTATTCCGCTGGCTTTTTACTATCAAAACGCCAACCCTTTTCTTTCGGAAATAGGTATGGAAGATCCTACTGCAATGATGTCTATTGGCCAGGTTTCTGAAGCACTATTTCTTTTGTTAATTCCATATTTTTTCAAAAAATTCGGCTTTAAGATCACGATTCTTGCTGGTATGTTGGCCTGGACGATACGATATTTACTCTTTGCGTTTGGCGACACCGGAGAGCTCGTATTTATGCTCATTCTTGGAATAGCACTTCACGGAATTTGTTACGATTTCTTCTTTGTATCGGGTCAAATTTATACCGATTCTAAAGCGGGACCAAAAATTAAAAGTGCAGCGCAAGGTTTAATTACCCTGGCCACTTATGGTTTTGGTATGTTAATAGGATTCTGGGTAGCAGGAATGGTTAGTGATATGTACCTTCTAGCCGATGGAAGTCACGACTGGCAACAAATATGGATAATACCAGCAGCATTCGCCTTTTTAGTAATGATTTTATTTGCTATCTTCTTTAAAGACGAAAAAATAGAGAAAAAAGATATTGAAATATAA
- a CDS encoding Gfo/Idh/MocA family protein, with protein MGKKIKLGVLGGGGDSLIGILHRVASSMFDKFEFVGGVFNPDIEESKKFAQELGIGTDRVYKDLDHLIAEEAKLPEDERIKAVSILTPNFLHFPMAKQLLENGFHVICEKPMTTSYEEAKILEDTLTKSKTIFAVTYTYTGYPMIRQMKEMIAAGEIGEVQKIDVQYYQGWINSIIHDKDERNSIWRLDPEKGGISCCIGDIGTHAFDMIEYVTGLEVKELLADLNYVYSDNKMDVDGTVLLRFSEFVKGVLRSSQIATGEENNFAVKIYGKKAGLKWEQENPNYLYKLEDGQPMKVLKPGHDYNSALSLDGTKLPPGHPEGIFDSMGNIYKGVAKAINGEKYHPAEFPTIKDGIRGMNFIEKVVESHSKGNVWIKIDA; from the coding sequence ATGGGTAAAAAAATAAAATTAGGAGTATTAGGCGGCGGTGGCGATTCCCTTATCGGGATCTTACACCGGGTGGCCTCTTCTATGTTTGATAAATTTGAATTTGTAGGTGGAGTTTTTAATCCCGACATTGAAGAGAGTAAGAAATTCGCTCAGGAATTAGGAATTGGAACCGACAGGGTTTATAAAGACCTGGACCATCTAATCGCTGAAGAAGCAAAGTTGCCGGAAGATGAACGCATAAAAGCGGTATCTATTCTTACACCAAACTTTTTGCATTTTCCAATGGCAAAACAGCTTTTGGAAAATGGTTTTCACGTAATCTGTGAAAAACCAATGACCACTTCTTACGAAGAAGCAAAAATCCTTGAAGATACGCTCACTAAATCTAAAACTATCTTTGCGGTAACTTACACCTATACCGGTTACCCAATGATTCGCCAGATGAAAGAAATGATCGCAGCTGGAGAGATCGGGGAAGTTCAAAAAATAGACGTACAATATTATCAGGGATGGATAAATTCAATTATACACGATAAAGATGAAAGAAACAGCATTTGGCGACTTGATCCTGAAAAAGGAGGAATAAGCTGCTGTATTGGTGATATTGGCACACACGCTTTTGATATGATTGAGTATGTTACCGGCCTGGAGGTAAAAGAACTTTTAGCCGATTTGAATTATGTATATTCAGATAATAAAATGGATGTAGACGGCACCGTACTACTGCGTTTTTCAGAATTTGTAAAAGGAGTGCTTAGATCCAGCCAGATCGCTACGGGAGAAGAAAATAATTTTGCCGTAAAGATCTACGGAAAAAAAGCAGGCTTAAAGTGGGAACAAGAAAACCCGAATTATCTTTATAAATTAGAAGACGGGCAACCTATGAAAGTTTTAAAACCGGGCCACGATTATAATTCAGCTTTGTCTTTAGACGGTACTAAACTACCTCCTGGACATCCAGAAGGGATTTTTGATTCTATGGGAAATATTTACAAAGGCGTGGCAAAAGCTATAAATGGTGAAAAATATCACCCTGCTGAATTTCCTACAATAAAAGACGGTATACGCGGCATGAACTTTATAGAAAAAGTAGTGGAGTCTCACTCAAAAGGAAATGTTTGGATAAAAATAGACGCATAA
- a CDS encoding sugar phosphate isomerase/epimerase family protein, producing MKTVKGPAVYLAQFMDTEKPFNSLDGLCEWAADLGYKGIQIPTWESALIDLTKAGESKDYCDEIKGKVESYGLEITELCTHLQGQLVAVHSAYDTMFDNFAPKEVRNNPKARTEWAVEQMKSAARASRHFGLDVHGTFSGSLLWHTAHPWPQRPEGLVEMGFKELAKRWMPILNEFDEQNVDVCYEVHPGEDLHDGVTFERFLEATNNHKRVNLLYDPSHFVLQQLDYISYIDHYHEFIKMFHVKDAEFNPTGKKGSFGGYGDWIDRAGRYRHPGDGQVDFKTIFSKLTEYGCDVWAVLEWECCIKSPDQGAREGAPFIKSHIIEATQKKFDDFAGSEIDEQKLKRILGIN from the coding sequence ATGAAAACAGTAAAAGGACCTGCGGTTTATTTAGCTCAATTTATGGATACAGAAAAGCCATTCAATAGCTTGGATGGTTTGTGCGAATGGGCGGCAGATTTAGGATATAAAGGAATACAAATCCCAACCTGGGAATCGGCTTTAATAGATCTAACAAAAGCCGGGGAAAGCAAAGATTATTGCGACGAAATTAAAGGAAAAGTAGAATCTTACGGCCTGGAAATTACAGAGCTTTGTACGCATTTACAGGGGCAACTCGTGGCAGTGCATTCGGCTTACGATACTATGTTCGATAATTTTGCTCCAAAAGAAGTTAGAAACAATCCAAAAGCCCGAACCGAATGGGCCGTAGAGCAAATGAAAAGCGCAGCTCGTGCCAGCAGGCATTTTGGTTTGGATGTGCATGGAACTTTTAGTGGATCCTTGCTTTGGCATACTGCCCATCCCTGGCCGCAGAGACCGGAAGGTCTTGTAGAAATGGGATTTAAGGAACTTGCAAAGCGCTGGATGCCTATTTTAAATGAATTTGATGAACAAAACGTAGATGTGTGCTACGAAGTACATCCAGGGGAAGATCTTCACGACGGAGTTACTTTTGAACGATTCCTTGAAGCTACCAATAATCATAAAAGGGTTAATTTATTATATGATCCCAGCCACTTCGTGCTGCAACAATTGGATTATATTTCGTACATAGATCATTATCACGAATTCATAAAAATGTTCCACGTAAAAGATGCCGAATTTAATCCTACCGGAAAAAAAGGCTCTTTTGGAGGTTATGGCGACTGGATAGATCGTGCGGGAAGATATAGACATCCCGGAGATGGCCAGGTAGATTTTAAAACCATTTTTTCTAAATTAACCGAATATGGTTGCGATGTTTGGGCAGTTCTTGAATGGGAATGCTGTATTAAATCGCCAGACCAGGGTGCGCGCGAAGGTGCGCCGTTTATTAAAAGCCATATTATTGAAGCTACCCAAAAGAAATTTGACGATTTTGCAGGAAGTGAAATTGACGAACAAAAATTAAAACGAATCTTAGGAATTAACTAA
- a CDS encoding 3-keto-disaccharide hydrolase: protein MKKTSLIIVTAAIMATACKSDKKSDSEAQEAKEAYEADAANDTTAMANNEENYTALFNGQDLEGWKAFNADSISDQWKVEDGALAFTPAEGEREGSENLISEKTYTNFELSLEWKISEGGNSGVMWGVQESEEFSEPYFTGPEIQVLDNKLHPDAKNGEVRQAGALYDMMPPSEDKTKNAGEWNKTVLRINHETNKGSVRLNGTLINEFPVHGEEWSKLVENSKFKDWENFGKDREGHIALQDHGDKVWFRNIKIRELE, encoded by the coding sequence ATGAAGAAAACAAGTTTAATTATAGTAACGGCTGCAATTATGGCCACCGCCTGTAAATCTGATAAGAAATCTGATAGTGAAGCACAAGAGGCAAAAGAGGCCTATGAAGCTGATGCAGCGAATGACACTACAGCAATGGCGAACAATGAAGAAAATTATACCGCCTTATTCAACGGTCAGGATCTTGAAGGTTGGAAAGCCTTTAACGCCGATTCTATTTCAGACCAGTGGAAGGTAGAAGATGGTGCTCTTGCATTTACCCCCGCTGAAGGAGAACGCGAAGGTTCTGAAAATCTTATTTCAGAAAAAACCTACACTAATTTTGAACTTTCCCTGGAATGGAAAATTTCAGAAGGAGGAAATAGCGGAGTTATGTGGGGCGTGCAGGAAAGCGAAGAATTTTCTGAGCCTTATTTCACAGGTCCCGAAATCCAGGTTTTGGATAATAAATTGCACCCAGATGCAAAAAATGGTGAAGTTAGACAGGCCGGTGCACTTTACGATATGATGCCGCCAAGCGAAGACAAAACCAAAAACGCGGGAGAATGGAATAAAACCGTGCTTAGAATTAATCACGAAACCAATAAAGGTTCGGTTCGTTTAAACGGAACTTTGATTAATGAATTCCCGGTTCACGGAGAAGAATGGAGTAAACTGGTTGAAAATTCTAAATTTAAAGACTGGGAAAATTTTGGAAAAGATAGAGAAGGCCACATTGCATTGCAGGATCATGGCGATAAAGTATGGTTTAGAAATATTAAAATAAGGGAACTGGAATAA
- a CDS encoding bifunctional alpha/beta hydrolase/OsmC family protein, translating to MKTEKVNFKNKNGDDLSGYLELPFNQDPHNFVLFAHCFTCNKNFFAAKNISRTLAQNGYGVLRFDFTGLGESEGDFADSNFSGNIQDLLAAATYLEEEFKAPSLIIGHSLGGAAVLFAAKELKSVKAVTTIAAPSTTAHVQHLIQNNVEEIEKNGEAQVNIGGRPFKIKKQFLEDIDKHELKPYLGELRKSLLIMHSPQDKIVSIKNAEELYIAARHPKSFVSLDGAEHLLASEGDAAYAGNVIATWASRYLEIPKKEIPESNADVVAGLEKEDDFTTSMKAGNHTFLADEPIKAGGKDYGPTPYQFLSSGLASCTSMTLQMYAKRKKWPLEDVETHVFYSREHSTDCENCEEKNSKIDTFRREIKLIGDLDEKQKQRLLEIADRCPVHKSLTSATNITTQLI from the coding sequence ATGAAAACTGAAAAAGTAAACTTTAAGAATAAAAATGGTGATGATCTATCTGGTTATTTAGAGCTTCCTTTTAACCAGGACCCTCATAATTTTGTGCTTTTTGCACATTGCTTCACTTGTAATAAAAATTTCTTTGCTGCTAAAAATATCAGTAGAACTTTGGCGCAAAACGGCTATGGGGTGTTACGTTTTGATTTTACAGGATTAGGAGAAAGTGAAGGCGATTTTGCCGATAGTAATTTTTCAGGAAATATTCAGGATCTTCTGGCTGCGGCAACTTATTTAGAAGAAGAATTTAAAGCTCCCAGCTTAATAATTGGGCATTCGCTGGGTGGTGCAGCAGTTTTATTCGCCGCTAAAGAATTGAAATCGGTTAAAGCGGTTACTACTATTGCCGCCCCTTCCACCACAGCTCATGTTCAGCATTTAATACAAAATAATGTAGAGGAAATTGAGAAAAACGGTGAGGCACAGGTAAATATTGGCGGTAGACCTTTTAAAATAAAGAAGCAATTTCTTGAAGATATTGATAAACACGAATTAAAACCTTACCTGGGTGAACTTAGAAAGTCACTGTTAATTATGCATTCCCCACAGGACAAAATTGTAAGTATTAAAAATGCCGAAGAACTTTATATCGCTGCCCGACATCCTAAAAGCTTTGTTTCGCTAGATGGGGCAGAGCACCTATTGGCTTCCGAAGGTGATGCAGCTTATGCCGGCAACGTAATTGCTACCTGGGCTTCGAGATATTTGGAAATTCCGAAGAAAGAAATTCCTGAATCTAATGCAGATGTGGTAGCAGGATTAGAAAAAGAAGATGATTTTACTACAAGTATGAAAGCCGGAAACCACACTTTCCTAGCCGATGAACCTATAAAAGCCGGCGGAAAAGATTATGGCCCTACACCCTATCAGTTTTTATCTTCAGGATTAGCCTCCTGTACTTCTATGACGCTTCAAATGTATGCTAAACGAAAAAAATGGCCTTTAGAAGATGTAGAAACCCATGTTTTTTATTCCCGGGAACATAGCACAGATTGTGAAAACTGCGAAGAGAAAAATTCTAAAATAGATACTTTTAGAAGGGAAATTAAACTTATTGGCGATTTAGACGAGAAACAAAAACAAAGACTTTTGGAAATTGCCGATCGTTGCCCGGTGCATAAAAGTTTAACTTCAGCAACTAATATAACTACCCAGCTTATTTAG
- a CDS encoding superoxide dismutase family protein: MKRISLSLVFCASLFIIGCKNDKKANDAENAAETEMNSEMEAQQDEEEVKEITVPLEPKSGSELGGEVTFTQEDGEVTMEATITGLAEGKHAIHIHQKADCSAEDGTSAGGHWNPTNEKHGKWGDAEGYHKGDIGNFEVDANGEGTVSMTTDEWCIDCDDDNKNIVGKAIIVHDGVDDFTSQPSGAAGTRVGCGVIKM, encoded by the coding sequence ATGAAAAGAATAAGTTTATCATTAGTATTTTGCGCCTCTTTATTTATAATAGGCTGTAAAAACGACAAAAAAGCAAATGACGCTGAAAACGCTGCCGAAACAGAAATGAATTCTGAAATGGAAGCACAGCAAGATGAGGAAGAAGTTAAAGAAATTACTGTTCCTCTCGAGCCTAAAAGCGGAAGCGAATTAGGTGGCGAAGTAACGTTTACCCAGGAAGATGGAGAAGTTACTATGGAAGCTACCATTACAGGTTTAGCTGAAGGTAAACACGCAATCCATATTCACCAGAAGGCAGATTGCTCTGCTGAAGATGGAACTTCTGCCGGTGGCCACTGGAATCCAACCAACGAAAAGCATGGGAAATGGGGCGATGCTGAAGGTTACCATAAAGGTGATATTGGAAACTTTGAAGTTGATGCCAATGGAGAAGGAACTGTTAGCATGACTACCGATGAATGGTGTATAGATTGTGACGACGACAATAAAAATATTGTTGGAAAAGCAATAATTGTACACGACGGTGTTGATGATTTTACTTCTCAACCATCTGGAGCTGCAGGCACTAGAGTTGGATGTGGAGTGATAAAAATGTAA
- a CDS encoding RNA polymerase sigma factor translates to MQQDALILELQNGNERAFERIYHLYSESTYGIIYTIIRDEKVAEEVLQDVFLKIWDKAPSYNSDKGRFFTWILNIARNASIDKIRSKDFKNDQQNLKTDNFVDILESKTNFSEAVDAIGLKKYIDALKPVCKKLIDYLFFKGYTQKETSEELDMPLGTVKTRNRVCIDKLRAMVIK, encoded by the coding sequence ATGCAACAAGACGCTTTAATTTTAGAACTTCAAAATGGAAACGAACGCGCCTTTGAGCGTATTTACCATCTATATTCCGAAAGTACCTACGGGATTATTTACACTATAATTAGAGACGAAAAAGTTGCAGAAGAAGTGCTTCAGGACGTATTTTTAAAAATATGGGACAAAGCGCCAAGCTATAATTCTGATAAAGGTCGGTTTTTCACCTGGATCCTTAACATCGCCCGGAATGCTTCCATAGACAAAATAAGATCAAAAGATTTTAAAAACGATCAACAAAACCTTAAGACAGATAACTTCGTAGATATATTAGAGTCTAAAACTAATTTCTCTGAAGCTGTAGATGCAATTGGCCTTAAAAAATATATTGATGCCTTAAAGCCGGTTTGTAAAAAATTAATAGATTATTTATTTTTTAAAGGCTACACTCAAAAAGAAACTTCAGAAGAATTAGATATGCCACTGGGAACGGTTAAAACCCGAAACCGTGTTTGTATAGATAAATTAAGAGCAATGGTAATTAAATAA
- a CDS encoding anti-sigma factor — protein sequence MDIQKYISSGILELYVYGALSEKESREVSSVLKEYPEVKTEVEEIEKALLTLSAATAPNNAEHLIASIKEKLSKSPTGTAPVATPVRTINWITYSGWAASLLLLIGLFVFFNRTNELREDLQAANARNVQMEEQIANAREDAEKAEELLAVIRDRNVERIPLKGQQVAPEAFASVYWNTQENTAYIDAKDLPEPPRGKVYQVWSLTMQPLTPTSIGLLADFESDDNKVFSLENQNQSEAFGITLEPEGGSETPTMEQLYVLGTVAAP from the coding sequence ATGGATATTCAAAAGTACATATCGTCTGGAATCCTTGAACTTTATGTTTACGGTGCGCTTTCTGAAAAAGAAAGTCGGGAGGTAAGCAGTGTGCTAAAAGAATATCCTGAAGTTAAAACCGAGGTAGAAGAAATAGAAAAAGCATTACTTACACTTTCAGCTGCTACAGCTCCAAATAATGCCGAGCATTTAATTGCTTCAATAAAAGAGAAATTAAGTAAATCACCAACGGGAACCGCTCCGGTAGCGACTCCGGTTAGAACCATAAACTGGATCACCTATTCCGGTTGGGCAGCGAGTTTATTATTACTTATTGGCCTTTTCGTTTTCTTTAACCGAACCAACGAACTAAGAGAAGATTTACAAGCTGCCAATGCCAGAAATGTTCAAATGGAAGAACAGATCGCTAATGCCCGTGAGGATGCTGAAAAAGCGGAAGAATTGCTTGCGGTTATAAGAGACAGAAATGTAGAACGCATCCCGCTAAAAGGCCAGCAAGTTGCTCCTGAAGCCTTTGCTTCCGTTTACTGGAATACCCAGGAAAATACCGCTTATATAGACGCAAAAGATCTGCCTGAACCTCCAAGAGGAAAAGTTTACCAGGTTTGGTCACTTACTATGCAACCCCTTACTCCTACCAGCATAGGTTTGCTGGCTGATTTTGAAAGTGATGATAATAAAGTTTTCAGTCTTGAAAATCAAAACCAGTCTGAAGCATTTGGAATTACCTTAGAACCTGAAGGCGGTAGCGAAACTCCAACAATGGAACAATTATACGTTTTAGGAACTGTAGCTGCACCGTAA